A genomic region of Caldicellulosiruptor acetigenus contains the following coding sequences:
- a CDS encoding class II fructose-bisphosphate aldolase: protein MAIISLKDAFDYGFVKTAICSFNFVNVEQLYGIVAAADELQTPVVLMISQKTALKYGLEVMFNLAKSKAEKLHTPFVIHLDHAKNIELVEKAINLGFSSVMFDGSSLSFDENIKKTYEVVKKAHRYGITVEGEINAIYGKEEDGPTSAIVYTKVEDAKKFSEETEVDFLAVSVGTKHGLYEGTPSLRYDLINEISNSIKSKLVMHGCSGLTAEQLRKSIQSGIKKLNFGTEVMLTQINAIKKSLENLSKPDIRPIMDSSIDEIKAYVKNTINSISISQ, encoded by the coding sequence GTGGCTATTATCTCTTTGAAAGATGCTTTTGACTATGGTTTTGTAAAAACAGCAATTTGTTCTTTCAACTTTGTAAATGTCGAACAATTGTATGGAATTGTAGCTGCTGCTGATGAGCTTCAAACTCCTGTTGTTTTAATGATTTCTCAAAAAACTGCTTTAAAATATGGACTTGAGGTAATGTTCAACTTAGCAAAATCAAAAGCTGAAAAGCTGCATACTCCGTTTGTCATTCATTTAGACCATGCAAAGAATATTGAGCTTGTTGAAAAAGCAATTAATTTAGGTTTTTCTTCAGTAATGTTTGATGGTTCATCACTCTCTTTTGATGAAAATATTAAGAAAACTTACGAAGTTGTAAAAAAAGCTCACAGATATGGGATTACAGTTGAGGGCGAAATAAATGCTATATATGGGAAGGAAGAAGATGGCCCCACAAGTGCTATTGTATACACAAAAGTAGAGGATGCCAAGAAGTTTTCAGAAGAGACTGAGGTTGATTTTTTAGCGGTTAGTGTTGGGACAAAGCATGGACTTTATGAGGGAACGCCCTCCTTAAGGTATGATCTTATCAATGAAATTTCTAATTCAATTAAATCAAAACTTGTTATGCATGGTTGCAGCGGGCTTACAGCTGAACAGTTAAGGAAGTCTATTCAAAGTGGAATTAAAAAGTTGAATTTTGGCACAGAAGTAATGCTAACACAGATAAATGCAATAAAAAAATCATTAGAAAATTTATCTAAACCAGATATAAGGCCAATTATGGACAGTTCAATTGATGAGATAAAGGCATATGTAAAGAACACAATTAATAGTATTAGTATTTCACAATAA
- a CDS encoding galactitol-1-phosphate 5-dehydrogenase → MKAAVLHAKGDIRYEEVEVPKITEDEVLVKVRASGICGSDIPRVLGDAAHFYPIILGHEFSGEIVEVGKNVKNLKIGDRVVGAPLLPCFKCSDCQKGWYSQCKNYSFIGSRRQGSFAEYIAIPARNAIKFDESIPFEQAVFFEPSTVALHGLRCVDFKGGEDVLVLGAGTIGIFTLQWARIMGARRICVVDIKDERLKLAEEFGADFVVNATEEKFTEKISELTKGRGFGYVFETAGSTETIKFSFEFVSNKGCVCLIGTPTKDVVFSPHLFEKINRKEFHLTGSWMSYSAPFPGIEWELTSQYFSDKRLKFSNKLIYKTFHLKDIKEAFELFKSPENVKGKVIILS, encoded by the coding sequence ATGAAAGCGGCAGTTTTACACGCAAAAGGTGATATCAGATATGAAGAGGTTGAAGTTCCTAAAATAACTGAGGATGAGGTTCTTGTAAAAGTGAGGGCAAGTGGCATATGTGGGTCTGACATTCCAAGAGTATTGGGTGATGCGGCACATTTTTATCCTATCATATTAGGACATGAATTTTCTGGTGAAATTGTAGAGGTTGGCAAAAACGTTAAAAATCTTAAAATTGGCGACAGAGTGGTGGGTGCTCCGTTATTGCCATGTTTTAAGTGCAGTGATTGTCAAAAGGGTTGGTATTCGCAATGCAAAAACTACAGTTTTATTGGATCAAGAAGGCAAGGGAGTTTTGCCGAATACATAGCGATTCCTGCAAGAAATGCTATAAAATTTGATGAAAGTATCCCTTTTGAACAGGCTGTCTTTTTTGAACCATCAACTGTAGCTTTACATGGACTTAGGTGTGTTGATTTTAAAGGTGGCGAAGATGTTTTAGTTTTAGGTGCTGGAACAATTGGGATTTTTACGTTACAGTGGGCAAGAATAATGGGAGCAAGACGCATCTGTGTTGTTGATATCAAAGATGAAAGATTAAAACTTGCAGAAGAGTTTGGAGCAGATTTTGTGGTAAATGCAACTGAAGAAAAGTTTACAGAAAAGATAAGTGAACTCACAAAAGGCAGAGGTTTTGGATATGTATTTGAAACAGCAGGTAGTACTGAGACAATAAAATTCTCTTTCGAATTTGTTTCAAATAAAGGTTGTGTTTGTCTTATTGGTACACCTACAAAGGATGTTGTTTTCTCACCTCATCTATTTGAAAAAATTAATAGAAAAGAGTTTCATCTTACAGGTTCTTGGATGTCATATAGTGCCCCTTTTCCAGGCATTGAATGGGAGTTGACCTCACAGTATTTTTCAGATAAACGCTTGAAGTTCAGCAATAAGTTGATATACAAAACCTTTCATCTAAAAGATATCAAAGAAGCATTTGAGTTATTTAAAAGTCCGGAGAATGTGAAAGGCAAAGTAATTATTTTAAGTTAA